One part of the Mustela erminea isolate mMusErm1 chromosome 11, mMusErm1.Pri, whole genome shotgun sequence genome encodes these proteins:
- the KIAA0895 gene encoding uncharacterized protein KIAA0895 homolog isoform X7, which yields MELTLQKYGSYEKFEQATGGSLLSKTRIWSHVRKYMMKEGCLGEIVVHLTEDLLSRASMTVVNGCPTLTINVSTAREHWLEGMLRHEIGTHYFRGINNLQQPWNSWTGRKKHELKPNNPTEEGLASIHSVLFRKDPFLWRAALLYYTVYRASQMSFCELFKDIGKFVKDPNTRWDYCVRAKRGWTDTSQPGCFSKDQVYLDGILQILRYRETIDFHLLTALGKVSYEDVDRLKGLAVTENMRVPHFLQDHGRYMEHLEKIMEVNELTDRELKDLIY from the exons ATGGAACTGACTTTACAGAAATATGGAAGTTATGAAAAATTTGAGCAGGCCACTGGTGGCAGCCTGCTATCTAAAACTCGAATCTGGAGTCATGTTCGGAAGTACATGATGAAAGAAGGCTGCCTGGGTGAG ATTGTAGTTCATCTCACTGAAGATCTGCTTTCCCGAGCTTCAATGACAGTGGTAAATGGGTGCCCAACACTGACCATTAATGTTTCCACAGCACGTGAGCACTGGCTGGAGGGAATGCTGAGGCATGAAATAG GCACACATTATTTTCGAGGTATTAACAACCTTCAGCAGCCATGGAACAGTTGGACTGGTCGTAAAAAACATGAGCTAAAGCCAAACAATCCCACAGAGGAAGGACTGGCAAGTATTCACAGCGTCCTTTTTAGAAAAGACCCCTTTTTATGGAGGGCGGCCCTCCTCTACTACACTGTTTATCGAGCCAGCCAAATGTCTTTTTGCGAACTCTTCAAAGATATTGGAAAGTTTGTCAAGGACCCCAATACAAGATGGGATTATTGTGTACGAGCCAAGAGGGGATGGACTGATACTTCTCAACCAG GCTGCTTTAGTAAAGACCAGGTATACTTGGATGGGATCCTGCAAATTCTCCGGTACAGAGAGACCATTGACTTTCATCTACTGACTGCCCTGGGCAAG GTCTCTTATGAAGATGTGGATCGCTTGAAAGGATTGGCAGTTACTGAAAACATGAGGGTCCCTCATTTCCTGCAGGACCATGGCCGATACATGGAACATTTAGAGAAAATTATGGAAGTGAATGAACTGACCGACAGGGAACTGAAAGATCTTATATATTAA